GCCCGCGGCGATCACCAGCAGATGAGCGAAGAACAGTTTGGCGGCCAGGCGCTGCCGCCACCATTGGAGAAGTTTGTTCATGTGGGCAGTTCTCCGTCGAAGCGGTAGCCTACGCCGCGCACGGTGGCGATCCACTGGCCCAGGGGGCCCAACTTGCGCCGCAGGTTGCCGATGTGGACATCCACCACCCGATCGTCGCCGTAGTAGGCCCCCCAGACCCGTTCCAGCAGTTGCTCGCGGCTGAGCACCATCCCGTTGTGCTCGGCCAGGGCCTGCAGCAGGTCGAATTCCCGGGGGGTGAGGTGGATTTCCTCGTCTTTCAGCCACACCTGCCGGGCGGCCGTGTTGATGCGCAGGTCACGGAAGAGCAGCACCTGACGCTCGGTGCCGCTTTTGCCCAGCCGCCGCAGGGCGGCTTTGATGCGGGCCACCAGTTCGCGGGGGCTGAAGGGTTTGGTGACATAATCATCGGCGCCCAAGGTGAGGCCCACCACCCGGTCGGTTTCCTCAATGCGGGCCGTGAGCAGGATGATGTACACATCCGAACCGCGGCGGCGCAGTTCGGTCATCACTTCCAGCCCGTCTATGCCGGGGAGCATGATGTCCAGCACGATGATGTCCGGACGAAAGGCCTGGGCCGCTTTCAGCGCGCCGGGGCCATCTTCGGCGGTGTACACGGTAAACCCCTCGCGCTCCAGGTAGGCTTTCACGGCCCGAACAATGGAAGGTTCATCGTCCACCACCAGAATTTTGGCCTTTTCCATGCCCTTTTCTCCTCGCCCGCTGCGTTGAGCGGCGCGATGCACCGCGGGAAGGTTGATTTCATTGTACCATCTGGCCGCCGGGCTCTGCAGGAAGGGGCCTGGGTCCGCGGGCATCTTTAACGAATCTTCATCAAACCTTGGGAGGCTCTTGACTTCCAGCGATTATCCTTAGGGTGCAAACAAAAACAAACCAGACTTTCCTTTAGGAGGCATAGGATGATGTGGGACGGTTGTTGTGGAGGTTGGGGGGGCTGGGGCAGTTGGGGTTGGATCGGCATGCTGATCAACCTGGCCCTGATTCTGGTGGTCGGCGGCGGCTTGATCGCCCTGACCGTGTGGGCGATGCGTCGCTTCTTCTTCAGTGGCCGTTCCTGGACGGCAGGTCCTGGCCCTGTGGAAGGCCCCGTGGATGACCCCAAGGCCATTCTCAAGGCCCGCTACGCCCGTGGCGAAATCACGCGCGAGCAGTACCTGCAGATGCTGCGTGACCTGGAAGGTCGGGAGGTGACCTCATGATGATCTTTGGGTTTGTGTTCTGGATTGTGTTGTTGGCCATCGGGCTGATCGCCCTGAAAGGGTTTCAGGTGACCCTGCCGATGTTATCGCGGCAGGATGCTTCGCCTGAAGAGTTCCTCAAAGCCCGTTACTCCCGCGGGGAAATCACCCGCGAAGAGTTCGAGCAGATGCGACGCGAGCTGCGACAGGTATAGCCTGTTTCCGCCGCCGGGCGGAATCTCCTCCTTGGCTCCTCTGCGCGGCCTGCATGGGCTGCGCAGCGAACGTTTTTGGCGCACCCCGCACGGTTGGTTGCCCTTGCGGTACCGGGAGAGCGCTGCTGGGGCGTTCCTTTTGGTCAGAGGAGGCCTGGGTCCCTGCCATGGGCGAAATTAAGGTATAGGCGAAATGGGAGCCAAAACAACAAAGGCCTGACGGCGCTTGTCAGGCCTTGAGCGTTAGCCGGGGCAGGGTTCAGTAGGAGTAATGCAGGGCGTCCACAGGGCAGCGGGTAAGGCATAACCCGCATTCGTAGCACAGGTCTTCGTAGATGGCGATCTTGCGGTTTTCGTCCAGATAGAGCGCGTGATAAAAACAACTGAACACGCAGAAGTTGCAGCCCGTGCATTTGTCGGGGAGCAGGATAGGGGGCTCGGTCATCTTGGGTGCCGTTTGTTTCAGGGTGAGGCCTTGAATCTCCTGCACCGAGGCGTAGCCGTGGCTGTCGAGCCATTTGTTCAGTTCGCGGGCGATTTTGGCGAACACCTGAGGCCCGCGGGTGATGGCCGCCGTGCAGATACCCACGGCGGTGGCCCCGGCCATGAGGTACTCCACCACATCGGTGCCCCGGCTGATGCCGCCCACGCCGATAATGGGCACATCGGCCACCTGGGCGATGTCGTACACTATGCGCAGGGCGATGGGTTTGAGGGCCGGGCCGCTCAGCCAGCCGTACCCTTTGCCGCCCATCAGGGGGCGACCGCCGCGCTCGATGTCGATGCCCAGGGCTGGGCCGAAGGAGTTGGTCGCCACGATGCCGTCCACCCCGGCCTCCTGCGCGGCGATGGCCGCCGGCTGGGGCTCGCGGAAGGGGCTCATCTTCACCAGCACCGGCACATCCAGCGCTGCCTTGGCCGCGCGGATGGCGTCTTGCATGGGCTTAGGGTCGTCTTCGATGTAATGGGTGCTCAGTTCCACGGCGTCGGCAAAGGGTTTGACCTTAGGCGCCAGTTCGGCGATTTCTTCGGCGGTGTAGCCCATGCTGATGATCACGGGAACACCAGCTTCGTCGGCCCTCTCGCGGATTTTGGGGAATTCGTACTGGAACCAGTGTTCGGGCGAGAGTTCGGACCAGAGTTCGGTGTTCAGGAAGTAGGTTTTCAGGTCGGCCATGTTGGGGGTGGGCACGGGCGCGGCCGTGGTGGAGATGGTCTTGGTGACCACGGCGCCCACGCCGGCGTCGATGCAGGCCTTGACGGAGATGGCGTCGCGCACCGGGGGCCCGGCGGCGGGCATGAGAGGGTTTTTCAGCGACCAGCCAAGCAATCGAGTGGTCAAATCGGCCATGGGGTCCTCCTAAGCGACGGAACGGATGGAACTTTCATTTTAACCCAGAATGGCGAAAAAGGGGGCGGGGAGAGGTGGGCTTGCGCGAGAAGGAAAGATGCCTCTGATGCGCCACTGGCGGCAAGGACCACGATGGGGTGGGGCTCCGCTATACCCGGGAAATTCCAGAAGCGCAAGCGGGGCGGGGCGTCAACGCGGCTTTTCGTTTAGTCGTCGGCGCAGGCGGTAGAGTTCCCACCCTTCCAGCAGGACGAGCAGGGCGAGCAGTGAGGCGGCCAGGGCCAGCCAGCGGTTGCGGTCAGGGCCGGCCTGGGGCATGGGAAGGGGAGCGATGGGGGATGGTTCGGGGACCGTGAACAGAGCGTGGGTGGTGAACTCCAATTTGTCGTTGTGGCGCAGATGCAGGGAAACTCGGTAAGTTCCTGGGGAGAGAGGAGGGGCGAGCGGAACGGCCAGGGTGACCGTGGCTCCTGGGAGTAGGTAGTCCAGTTGGATGGCGCGTGCACGCTGGCGCTGTCCGGCTTTGTCGAAGATGAGGAGTTGGCCCTCCCCCTTGACGCCGTAATAGCCTGGGTTGTACAGACGCACTTGGAGGGTTTGCTGCCCTTCGGGGGAAACCCGGAGGGCCAGGCCGACCAACCGAAGGTGGAAGGCCAGGGGCGCCTGAGCTGAAACCACGCGAATGCGCACGGCCACGGCCACGCGGCGAATCAGGGTGACGGTGAAGGGCCGTTGCTCAGAGGAGGGGGGTGCTTCCGGTTGGGCGATCAGGCCGGCCATGGATTCGCCGCGGGCATTGGCGGGGACCTGGAGGCGAAAGGCGACCGCTTGGGCACTGTGGGGCTGCAGGGTGATCCGGTCCTGGCTCAGCGTGATCCAGCGACCCGGCCCTTGGGGCGATTGCTCTCGTGGGGGGAA
Above is a genomic segment from Anaerolineae bacterium containing:
- a CDS encoding SHOCT domain-containing protein produces the protein MMIFGFVFWIVLLAIGLIALKGFQVTLPMLSRQDASPEEFLKARYSRGEITREEFEQMRRELRQV
- a CDS encoding response regulator transcription factor is translated as MEKAKILVVDDEPSIVRAVKAYLEREGFTVYTAEDGPGALKAAQAFRPDIIVLDIMLPGIDGLEVMTELRRRGSDVYIILLTARIEETDRVVGLTLGADDYVTKPFSPRELVARIKAALRRLGKSGTERQVLLFRDLRINTAARQVWLKDEEIHLTPREFDLLQALAEHNGMVLSREQLLERVWGAYYGDDRVVDVHIGNLRRKLGPLGQWIATVRGVGYRFDGELPT
- a CDS encoding 4Fe-4S binding protein, with protein sequence MADLTTRLLGWSLKNPLMPAAGPPVRDAISVKACIDAGVGAVVTKTISTTAAPVPTPNMADLKTYFLNTELWSELSPEHWFQYEFPKIRERADEAGVPVIISMGYTAEEIAELAPKVKPFADAVELSTHYIEDDPKPMQDAIRAAKAALDVPVLVKMSPFREPQPAAIAAQEAGVDGIVATNSFGPALGIDIERGGRPLMGGKGYGWLSGPALKPIALRIVYDIAQVADVPIIGVGGISRGTDVVEYLMAGATAVGICTAAITRGPQVFAKIARELNKWLDSHGYASVQEIQGLTLKQTAPKMTEPPILLPDKCTGCNFCVFSCFYHALYLDENRKIAIYEDLCYECGLCLTRCPVDALHYSY
- a CDS encoding DUF916 domain-containing protein produces the protein MSKGKIRLWLPLILLGLWAAGPGPGFLIQPIPQRGDNAPRPFFDYQVPPGAIIHDAVVLTNLTDHPLTLILYPADGQTASNGGVTFPPREQSPQGPGRWITLSQDRITLQPHSAQAVAFRLQVPANARGESMAGLIAQPEAPPSSEQRPFTVTLIRRVAVAVRIRVVSAQAPLAFHLRLVGLALRVSPEGQQTLQVRLYNPGYYGVKGEGQLLIFDKAGQRQRARAIQLDYLLPGATVTLAVPLAPPLSPGTYRVSLHLRHNDKLEFTTHALFTVPEPSPIAPLPMPQAGPDRNRWLALAASLLALLVLLEGWELYRLRRRLNEKPR
- a CDS encoding SHOCT domain-containing protein is translated as MLINLALILVVGGGLIALTVWAMRRFFFSGRSWTAGPGPVEGPVDDPKAILKARYARGEITREQYLQMLRDLEGREVTS